The following proteins come from a genomic window of Denitromonas sp.:
- a CDS encoding heavy metal translocating P-type ATPase, with translation MSCGSSGYGCADAPVLKSETQTSATTGVAVAVYHIENMDCPTEEALIRGKLGGVPGVVELDFNLMRRTLTVRHTLASLAPVEQALAAVDMQAVRQDDRSAVQTTRLAIAKMDCPSEEALIRSNLATLAGVIDLDFNLMQRTLTVRHAPAVLPDVLGALQSLGFEAQVLEEANRTPASSAPGQTTTHWWPLGISLVAAVAAEAVYWLQGGNHWSVMVLALVAILTGGLSTYKKGWIALKNRNLNMNALMSIAVTGAMLIGHWPEAAMVMVLFALAEVIEAKSLDRARNAIAGLLDLAPERATVQQPDGSWREVDAKQVAIGSRVRVRPGERIALDGEVVEGRSTVNQAPITGESLPVDKGLGDPVFAGSLNESGSFEYRVTALANNSTLARIIHAVEAAQGSRAPTQRFVDQFARWYTPAVFALAVVVALVPPLFVGAAWLDWIYRALVLLVIACPCALVISTPVSIVSGLAAAARHGILIKGGVYLEEGRKLRWLALDKTGTITHGKPAQTDFVALGNASPQHARSLAASLASRSDHPVSKAIAQAALADGVALREVAEFAALPGRGVRGVIDGVAYHLGNHRMLDELGHCSPAMEQRITALEAEGKTAVMLVEPEGVQALMAVADTIKDSSRSAVAELHALGIQTMMLTGDNPHTAKAIATQAGIDRAQGNLLPDDKLREIEALAQSGGVGMVGDGINDAPALARADIGFAMGAAGTDTAIETADVALMDDDLRKIPTFVRLSRTTAQVLTQNIALALGIKAVFLVLTFTGHATMWMAVFADMGASLLVVGNGLRLLRR, from the coding sequence ATGAGTTGCGGATCAAGCGGGTACGGTTGTGCTGATGCTCCCGTTCTCAAATCAGAAACACAGACCAGCGCCACTACCGGGGTGGCGGTTGCCGTCTATCACATCGAGAACATGGACTGCCCCACGGAAGAAGCGCTGATCCGGGGCAAGCTGGGCGGCGTGCCCGGCGTGGTGGAGCTCGATTTCAACCTGATGCGGCGCACCTTGACCGTGCGGCACACCCTGGCGTCGTTGGCCCCCGTGGAACAAGCCTTGGCGGCTGTCGATATGCAGGCGGTGCGACAGGACGACCGCTCGGCGGTGCAGACCACCCGCCTTGCCATCGCCAAGATGGATTGTCCGTCCGAGGAGGCGCTGATCCGCAGCAATCTCGCCACGCTGGCCGGTGTGATCGATCTCGACTTCAACCTGATGCAACGCACGCTCACCGTGCGCCATGCCCCAGCCGTGCTGCCTGACGTGCTGGGTGCTCTGCAATCGCTCGGCTTCGAGGCCCAAGTGCTCGAAGAAGCCAACCGCACGCCTGCGTCATCAGCACCGGGGCAGACCACGACCCATTGGTGGCCGCTCGGCATCTCGCTAGTCGCCGCTGTTGCGGCGGAGGCCGTGTACTGGCTCCAAGGCGGCAATCATTGGTCGGTGATGGTTCTGGCTCTGGTCGCCATCCTCACCGGTGGCCTGTCCACCTACAAGAAAGGATGGATTGCCCTCAAGAACCGCAACCTCAACATGAACGCCCTGATGTCGATTGCCGTCACCGGGGCCATGTTGATCGGGCACTGGCCGGAGGCGGCGATGGTGATGGTGTTGTTCGCTTTGGCCGAGGTCATCGAGGCCAAGTCGCTGGACCGCGCCCGCAACGCCATCGCGGGGCTGCTCGATCTGGCCCCGGAGCGAGCCACGGTGCAACAGCCTGATGGCTCATGGCGCGAGGTGGATGCCAAGCAGGTTGCGATCGGCAGCCGGGTGCGAGTGCGGCCTGGCGAACGCATCGCCCTCGATGGGGAGGTCGTAGAAGGCCGCTCGACCGTGAACCAAGCGCCGATCACCGGGGAGAGTCTGCCCGTCGACAAGGGCCTAGGCGATCCCGTCTTTGCGGGTTCCCTCAACGAGTCAGGCTCGTTCGAGTACCGTGTCACGGCGCTGGCGAACAACTCCACGCTGGCCCGCATCATTCATGCGGTGGAGGCCGCACAAGGCAGCCGCGCGCCGACCCAGCGCTTCGTGGATCAGTTCGCGCGCTGGTACACGCCCGCCGTATTCGCCTTGGCCGTGGTCGTCGCACTGGTGCCGCCGCTCTTTGTGGGAGCGGCATGGCTGGATTGGATCTATCGGGCGCTGGTTTTGCTGGTGATCGCCTGCCCGTGCGCGCTGGTGATTTCGACACCCGTCAGCATCGTCAGCGGGTTGGCCGCAGCGGCACGCCACGGCATTCTCATCAAGGGCGGCGTGTATTTGGAAGAGGGCCGCAAGCTGCGCTGGCTGGCCTTGGACAAGACCGGCACCATCACCCACGGCAAGCCCGCGCAGACCGACTTCGTTGCCTTGGGTAACGCTTCGCCCCAGCACGCCCGTAGTCTCGCGGCCAGCCTGGCCAGCCGCTCCGACCATCCGGTGTCCAAGGCAATCGCGCAAGCCGCCCTTGCCGACGGCGTGGCGCTGCGCGAAGTCGCGGAATTCGCCGCATTGCCCGGCCGAGGCGTGCGCGGCGTGATCGACGGAGTGGCCTATCACCTCGGCAACCATCGGATGCTCGACGAGCTGGGACATTGCTCCCCCGCAATGGAACAACGCATCACCGCACTGGAAGCCGAGGGTAAGACGGCGGTGATGCTGGTGGAGCCCGAGGGCGTGCAGGCGCTCATGGCAGTGGCCGACACCATCAAGGACAGCAGCCGGAGCGCCGTGGCCGAACTGCACGCGCTGGGCATCCAGACCATGATGCTGACCGGCGACAACCCACACACCGCCAAGGCGATTGCCACACAGGCCGGGATCGACCGCGCACAAGGCAACCTGCTCCCCGATGACAAACTGCGCGAGATCGAAGCGCTTGCCCAGTCCGGCGGGGTCGGCATGGTCGGTGATGGAATCAACGACGCTCCGGCGTTGGCTCGTGCCGACATTGGCTTCGCGATGGGCGCGGCGGGCACCGACACGGCCATCGAGACGGCCGACGTGGCGCTGATGGACGATGACCTGCGCAAGATTCCGACCTTCGTGCGGCTGTCCCGCACCACGGCACAGGTGCTCACACAGAACATCGCGCTTGCGCTGGGCATCAAGGCCGTGTTCCTGGTGCTCACCTTCACCGGCCACGCGACCATGTGGATGGCGGTGTTCGCCGACATGGGAGCTAGCCTGCTGGTGGTGGGCAATGGCTTGAGGCTGCTGCGCCGATGA
- a CDS encoding substrate-binding domain-containing protein translates to MESSDITAEIRMAVLGEWVPPQLADVLALQRAEEPETHAVLAGWTDPGRGAELPGDGFDFALSAAARQWPGWICEPLWHDTLAVAVAKRSHLLAYREVPCEEVLKQPLICSQSTADEPWRVTVQRVFENALQEREQAVETFDVAMTLVAAGYGIAIAPAARLASYLRRGIAVRPLAGAPMIVMAYLLRRNATLSDTQARFARRARLVS, encoded by the coding sequence GTGGAATCGAGTGACATCACCGCCGAAATTCGCATGGCCGTCCTCGGCGAATGGGTGCCTCCCCAGCTCGCCGACGTGCTCGCCCTGCAGCGCGCCGAAGAGCCGGAGACTCATGCCGTCCTGGCCGGATGGACAGATCCCGGTCGAGGCGCGGAGCTGCCGGGCGACGGCTTCGACTTCGCCTTGTCTGCGGCTGCCCGGCAGTGGCCTGGCTGGATATGCGAGCCGCTGTGGCATGACACGCTGGCGGTCGCCGTGGCCAAGCGCTCCCACCTGCTGGCCTACCGTGAAGTGCCGTGCGAGGAAGTGCTCAAGCAGCCCTTGATCTGCTCGCAGTCCACGGCCGATGAACCATGGCGCGTGACCGTGCAGCGCGTGTTCGAAAACGCGCTGCAGGAGCGGGAGCAAGCGGTGGAGACATTCGATGTGGCGATGACGCTGGTTGCTGCCGGGTACGGGATCGCCATTGCGCCTGCCGCGAGACTGGCGAGCTACCTACGCCGAGGCATCGCCGTACGGCCGCTGGCCGGCGCACCAATGATCGTGATGGCTTACCTGCTCCGCCGCAACGCTACCTTGTCGGACACCCAGGCAAGATTCGCCCGCCGCGCGCGCTTGGTGTCCTGA
- the lspA gene encoding signal peptidase II codes for MSWKFVLYDWAGLNLALFQAINAGTPAVLWPLASLFSLIGSYWTAPLTVLGLWAWSKASSDPARVRLVRSRLLHFGVAFLLALAAASALKWWLDFPRPHAVLGAAVHVIGAVELHYSLPSGHATYAALVAAALWPLLAWRGRGCLLMYAALVGWSRMAAGMHFPGDVLAGWGLGLGCTVLSRWLISFATAARAKGLLAPALPWYGVAAAAVAADQAAKLSIERAFVYGKQVEITPFFNLVHVLNPGAAFSFLAGASGWQRYFFITLGLLVAVWLIRQLKQTLPRFEAVGYSLILGGALGNVVDRLLRGQVVDFLDFHWQGMHWPAFNLADVAISIGVGCLIARFLEIRDKGNKGRLLSG; via the coding sequence ATGAGTTGGAAATTCGTGCTGTATGACTGGGCCGGTCTGAATCTCGCGCTATTTCAAGCGATCAATGCTGGGACGCCCGCAGTGCTGTGGCCGCTGGCGTCGCTCTTCAGCCTAATCGGCAGCTACTGGACCGCGCCCCTAACCGTACTGGGCCTATGGGCATGGTCAAAGGCATCTTCCGATCCGGCCCGCGTTCGGCTAGTGCGGAGCCGTTTGTTGCACTTCGGCGTCGCGTTCTTGCTGGCCTTGGCGGCGGCGTCGGCCTTGAAGTGGTGGCTCGACTTTCCGCGCCCGCATGCGGTGCTGGGCGCAGCGGTGCATGTCATCGGCGCTGTGGAGCTGCATTACAGCCTGCCCAGCGGGCACGCGACCTACGCGGCGCTGGTGGCCGCTGCGTTGTGGCCGCTGCTGGCCTGGCGCGGTCGCGGTTGCCTGTTGATGTATGCCGCCCTGGTTGGCTGGTCACGCATGGCGGCAGGTATGCACTTCCCGGGCGACGTGCTGGCAGGCTGGGGGCTGGGCTTGGGCTGCACCGTGCTCTCGCGGTGGCTGATCTCGTTCGCCACTGCGGCGCGCGCAAAGGGGCTGCTCGCGCCGGCCTTGCCGTGGTACGGGGTGGCTGCGGCAGCGGTTGCTGCTGATCAGGCAGCCAAGCTCTCGATCGAACGGGCGTTCGTCTATGGCAAACAGGTCGAGATCACGCCGTTCTTCAACCTCGTGCATGTGCTCAATCCGGGCGCCGCGTTCAGCTTTTTGGCCGGAGCGAGTGGCTGGCAACGTTACTTCTTCATCACGTTAGGACTGCTCGTCGCGGTCTGGCTCATCCGACAACTGAAGCAGACGCTGCCGCGCTTCGAAGCCGTCGGCTACAGCCTCATTCTTGGCGGGGCACTTGGCAACGTGGTGGATCGCCTGCTGCGCGGTCAGGTTGTGGACTTCCTCGACTTCCACTGGCAGGGCATGCACTGGCCCGCGTTCAACCTCGCCGATGTTGCGATCTCCATCGGAGTCGGCTGTTTGATCGCTAGGTTCCTTGAAATTCGAGACAAGGGTAACAAGGGTAGATTGTTGTCAGGATGA
- the thiS gene encoding sulfur carrier protein ThiS has translation MISVHINGQPETLNAPLSVAELLQHKGLAGKRLAVERNGQIVPRGAHADTALADGDTLEIVVAVGGG, from the coding sequence ATGATTTCCGTGCATATCAACGGTCAGCCCGAAACGCTGAACGCACCCCTGTCGGTCGCCGAGTTGTTGCAACACAAGGGCCTGGCCGGCAAGCGGCTGGCGGTCGAGCGCAATGGCCAGATCGTGCCGCGCGGCGCGCATGCCGACACCGCCCTGGCCGATGGCGATACGCTGGAGATCGTCGTCGCCGTTGGCGGCGGCTGA
- the cadR gene encoding Cd(II)/Pb(II)-responsive transcriptional regulator yields the protein MEIRIGELAQRTGCEVVTIRYYEKEGLLPEPARSSGNYRLYGEEQVKRMQFIRHCRSLDMSLGEIRTLLNLWDSPTQDCGKVNALLDDHIRQVEARVEALLQLRLHLTALREKCAGARPVEACGILQGLVNCSCHTVSTRDEASAGV from the coding sequence ATGGAAATCAGGATCGGCGAACTGGCGCAGCGCACGGGATGCGAGGTCGTGACCATTCGTTACTACGAAAAGGAAGGGCTATTGCCTGAGCCGGCGCGAAGCAGCGGGAACTATCGGCTGTACGGCGAGGAGCAAGTCAAGCGCATGCAGTTCATTCGCCACTGCCGTTCGCTGGACATGTCGCTGGGCGAGATTCGGACCTTACTGAACCTGTGGGACAGCCCCACCCAGGATTGCGGAAAAGTGAATGCCCTGCTGGATGACCATATCCGGCAGGTGGAGGCGCGGGTCGAGGCGTTGTTGCAGCTAAGGCTGCATTTGACGGCCTTGCGTGAAAAGTGCGCCGGCGCACGACCCGTCGAGGCGTGCGGCATTCTTCAAGGGCTCGTGAATTGTTCTTGCCATACCGTCAGCACCCGAGACGAGGCCAGCGCTGGCGTTTAG
- a CDS encoding helix-turn-helix domain-containing protein: protein MPKRSIQRGRPTGTTTYEAEPAIAFGAAVREERTNQGIAQETLAHMAGIERSHMGKIERGEHVPTLPLILKIARALKCSSAHLMTLTEAKLAESAPSAD, encoded by the coding sequence ATGCCAAAGCGTTCGATCCAAAGGGGCCGCCCCACCGGCACCACTACCTACGAAGCGGAACCAGCCATCGCGTTTGGGGCTGCCGTGCGGGAAGAAAGAACCAACCAGGGCATCGCTCAGGAAACGCTGGCCCACATGGCCGGCATCGAACGGTCGCACATGGGCAAGATCGAGCGCGGCGAGCATGTCCCCACGCTACCTCTCATCCTCAAGATCGCCCGTGCGCTGAAATGCAGTTCCGCCCACTTGATGACTCTGACCGAAGCCAAGCTGGCAGAGTCGGCCCCATCCGCAGATTGA
- a CDS encoding tyrosine-type recombinase/integrase: MALSDLAVRQAKATGKAYTLPDLDGLSLAVTAAGGRTWHFRYYWAGKQKRMSLGTYPEVTLREARSLRDEARALLAKGTNPRVHRKQKRTAVRLADENTFEAVYRKWLKHRGLSLKEGRQTTLSILPRIFDKDVLPALGKRSIYEIKRPDLLEVIAKIEKRRALSVAEKVRTWFNQLFRYALVIVPGLEQNPASDLDVVALPLPPVNHNPFLRMAELPKLLQRLRSYRGRRQTQLGLRLLLLTGVRTGELRQATPDQFDLDRGLWIIPPDVVKQLQLDMRKKRQQAKDIPPYIVPLSIQAMEIVRHLLDEFKPAQRHLFRHDSDLKKRISENTLNGALKRMGYQERLTGHGIRGTMSTALNEIGYPKVWVDAQLSHVDPNKVSATYNHAEYVEQRRRMMQDWADRLDLFEQNQVEAASMPLTVHLEGVPAFPCEQTASAPSTPVAASPILLVTKPGDAMPLVSAAAHRLPAVPPPRSAAPLVPSDIQRERMELFDVFEAPHNLPVAAFARMAGKSRRWISYEIKAGNLLALNVGNRGQRVPDWHLDPLKHELIQSVLKLTRGADPWQIYHALLQPRSMLRGRSALEGVTASNLDKLVMAVSTAVKESEWTLPRVGVA; this comes from the coding sequence ATGGCACTCTCAGACCTGGCCGTTCGACAGGCCAAGGCAACTGGCAAGGCATACACCCTCCCTGACTTGGATGGCCTCTCCCTGGCCGTCACGGCTGCAGGGGGCAGGACTTGGCACTTCCGCTACTACTGGGCGGGCAAGCAGAAGCGGATGTCGCTCGGCACCTATCCGGAGGTGACGCTTCGCGAGGCCCGCAGCCTGCGCGACGAAGCGCGCGCCCTGCTGGCCAAAGGCACCAATCCTCGCGTTCACCGCAAGCAGAAGCGCACCGCTGTCCGGCTCGCCGACGAAAACACCTTCGAGGCGGTGTATCGCAAGTGGCTCAAGCATCGCGGGCTCAGCCTCAAGGAAGGCCGGCAGACGACCCTCTCGATACTTCCGCGCATCTTCGACAAGGATGTGCTGCCCGCCTTGGGCAAGCGGTCGATCTATGAGATCAAGCGTCCCGACCTCTTGGAGGTGATCGCCAAGATCGAGAAGCGCAGGGCGCTCTCCGTCGCCGAGAAAGTCAGGACGTGGTTCAACCAACTGTTCCGCTACGCGCTGGTGATCGTGCCGGGCCTGGAGCAGAACCCTGCCTCCGATCTCGATGTGGTGGCGCTGCCGCTGCCACCCGTCAACCACAACCCGTTCCTGCGCATGGCCGAGCTGCCGAAGCTGTTGCAGCGGCTGCGCAGCTATCGCGGCAGGCGGCAGACCCAGCTCGGGCTGCGGCTATTGCTGCTGACCGGCGTGCGAACCGGAGAGCTGCGACAGGCGACGCCGGATCAATTCGATCTGGACCGTGGGTTGTGGATCATCCCGCCCGACGTCGTGAAGCAACTCCAGTTGGATATGCGCAAGAAGCGGCAGCAGGCGAAGGACATCCCGCCCTACATCGTGCCGCTGTCGATTCAGGCCATGGAGATCGTCCGGCACCTGCTGGATGAGTTCAAGCCGGCCCAGCGCCACCTGTTCCGGCACGACAGCGACTTGAAGAAGCGCATCAGCGAGAACACGCTCAATGGTGCGCTCAAGCGCATGGGCTATCAGGAACGCCTGACCGGACACGGCATCCGCGGCACGATGTCCACTGCGCTCAACGAGATCGGCTACCCGAAGGTCTGGGTGGATGCACAGCTCTCGCATGTCGATCCCAACAAGGTCAGCGCGACCTACAACCATGCCGAGTACGTGGAGCAGCGTCGCCGCATGATGCAGGACTGGGCCGATCGGCTCGACCTCTTCGAGCAGAACCAGGTCGAGGCAGCCAGCATGCCGCTCACCGTGCATCTGGAAGGCGTGCCCGCGTTCCCGTGTGAGCAAACCGCAAGCGCGCCCTCCACGCCGGTTGCCGCTTCGCCAATCCTGCTCGTGACGAAGCCGGGTGACGCCATGCCGTTGGTTTCTGCCGCCGCACATCGGCTGCCGGCGGTTCCGCCCCCTCGATCGGCCGCGCCGCTGGTGCCTTCGGACATTCAGCGCGAGAGGATGGAACTGTTCGATGTCTTCGAGGCGCCGCACAACCTTCCCGTCGCTGCGTTTGCCAGGATGGCAGGCAAATCCCGCAGGTGGATCAGCTACGAGATCAAGGCGGGCAACTTGCTGGCGTTGAACGTAGGCAACCGCGGCCAGCGCGTGCCGGACTGGCACCTCGACCCACTCAAGCACGAGCTGATCCAGTCCGTCCTGAAGCTGACCAGGGGTGCGGACCCTTGGCAGATCTACCATGCACTGCTGCAGCCGCGCTCGATGCTGCGGGGGCGTTCGGCACTGGAGGGCGTGACGGCCAGCAATCTCGACAAGCTCGTCATGGCCGTGAGCACAGCCGTGAAGGAAAGCGAATGGACCCTGCCGCGAGTCGGGGTCGCCTAG